In a single window of the Amycolatopsis sp. cg5 genome:
- a CDS encoding uroporphyrinogen-III synthase: MTAVLPLAGFSVGITAARRADELGALLVRKGATVRYGPAIRIVPLSDDTELHAATARLLAERLDAVVATTGIGFRGWIEAAEGWGIGEALLDRLAHASVLARGPKAKGAIRAAGLSEDYSPASESNAELLQHLLASGVDGQRIAVQLHGEPLPYFVDSLRDAGAEVIEIPVYRWVGPADPGPLDKLLDAVLDGSIDAMPFTSAPAVASMLATAKRTARLPGLVDALTRRVVVACVGPITAAPLAALGIPTVQPERARIGALARTVSQALEARSPRLLVAGRRIELRGQAAIVDGQWCDVAPAPMALLRVLAAEPGRVISRRELISALPSGGEEHAVETAIGRLRTSLGEGKVVQTVVKRGYRLAVEAAR, encoded by the coding sequence ATGACGGCTGTGCTGCCACTGGCCGGCTTCTCGGTCGGCATCACCGCGGCGCGCCGGGCTGACGAGCTCGGCGCGTTGCTGGTACGCAAGGGCGCGACCGTCCGCTATGGACCGGCGATCCGGATCGTCCCGCTGTCGGACGACACCGAGCTGCACGCCGCGACCGCCCGCCTGCTGGCGGAGCGGCTCGATGCCGTGGTCGCCACCACCGGGATCGGGTTCCGCGGCTGGATCGAGGCGGCGGAAGGCTGGGGCATCGGCGAGGCGCTGCTCGACCGGCTCGCCCACGCGTCGGTGCTCGCGCGGGGCCCCAAGGCCAAGGGGGCCATCCGCGCGGCAGGCCTGTCCGAGGACTACTCGCCGGCGTCGGAGAGCAACGCGGAGCTGTTGCAGCATCTGCTCGCGTCCGGTGTGGACGGTCAGCGCATCGCGGTCCAGCTGCACGGCGAGCCGCTGCCGTACTTCGTGGACTCGCTGCGCGACGCGGGCGCCGAGGTGATCGAGATCCCGGTGTACCGCTGGGTCGGCCCCGCCGATCCAGGGCCGCTCGACAAACTGCTCGACGCCGTGCTCGACGGCTCGATCGACGCGATGCCGTTCACCAGCGCGCCCGCGGTCGCGAGCATGCTCGCGACCGCGAAACGGACCGCGCGGTTGCCCGGCTTGGTCGACGCGTTGACCCGCCGCGTCGTCGTGGCGTGCGTGGGCCCGATCACCGCGGCCCCGTTGGCGGCGCTGGGCATTCCGACCGTTCAGCCCGAGCGCGCGAGGATCGGCGCGCTGGCTCGGACGGTTTCGCAGGCTTTGGAAGCCAGGTCACCTCGGCTGCTCGTGGCAGGCAGGCGCATCGAGCTGCGTGGTCAAGCGGCCATTGTGGACGGTCAGTGGTGTGATGTGGCCCCGGCGCCGATGGCGTTGCTCCGGGTGCTCGCCGCCGAGCCCGGCCGGGTCATCTCACGGCGTGAGCTGATCTCGGCGCTGCCGTCCGGCGGCGAGGAGCACGCGGTCGAGACGGCCATCGGACGGCTCAGGACTTCTTTGGGAGAGGGAAAAGTGGTGCAGACCGTCGTGAAGCGGGGTTACCGCCTGGCCGTCGAGGCGGCTCGATGA
- a CDS encoding sirohydrochlorin chelatase: MIVLAAHGTRDPAGAEMTERLAARVRAHDVEVRVAYADVRAPDVTTVLRAVREPAVVVPAFLAAGYHVRTDVPAQVEASGHPDVLIARPFGPAPELIEVLRTRLLEAGYAPGDAVVLAAAGSSDRRALADVDVAAHALAVRLGVPVRVGFAATASPSVAEVVAGLPGRVAVASWLLAPGLFQRRVGASGADVVAEPLGDHDLIADLVRRRYHSVRHARVA; this comes from the coding sequence ATGATCGTCCTCGCCGCGCACGGCACCCGCGACCCGGCAGGCGCCGAGATGACCGAACGGCTCGCCGCCCGCGTGCGCGCGCACGATGTCGAGGTGCGGGTGGCCTACGCCGACGTGCGGGCCCCGGACGTGACGACCGTGCTGCGCGCCGTGCGTGAGCCCGCCGTGGTCGTGCCCGCGTTCTTGGCGGCCGGGTATCACGTGCGGACCGACGTGCCGGCGCAGGTCGAGGCGAGCGGTCATCCGGACGTGCTGATCGCGCGGCCGTTCGGTCCCGCGCCCGAGCTGATCGAGGTGCTGCGTACTCGTCTGCTCGAAGCCGGATACGCGCCCGGCGACGCGGTGGTCCTCGCCGCCGCGGGCTCCAGCGACCGCCGCGCGCTCGCCGACGTCGACGTGGCCGCGCACGCGCTGGCCGTCCGGCTCGGCGTGCCGGTGCGGGTCGGGTTCGCGGCCACGGCGTCGCCTTCGGTGGCCGAAGTCGTCGCCGGGCTGCCCGGACGCGTCGCGGTGGCTTCGTGGCTGCTGGCGCCCGGACTGTTCCAGCGTCGCGTCGGTGCTTCCGGTGCCGATGTGGTCGCCGAGCCGCTCGGGGACCATGACCTGATCGCCGATTTGGTACGGCGGCGCTATCACTCGGTCCGGCACGCGCGGGTCGCCTAG
- a CDS encoding S8 family serine peptidase, giving the protein MKRVLCAFFAVIAGLSAATGTATGAPAARAACPDGKPGHVRCLTSYAPAVRGLADAPSGWGAPDLASAYRLPASGGADTLVAISIAYDAPNLEQDLNTYRAQFGMPECTTANGCFRKVNQRGDAGPLPVFERGWAIESTLDVSMVSAACPTCRILVVEADDPQLGNMAATVDTAVRLGAKVVSNSYGGKENGSAMALAKSYAHAGTTIVAASGDSGFTAASFPASLSSVVAVGGTTLARDESSPRGWAETVWQGSGSACSAYVAKPRWQKDKNCAKRTVADVAAVAETLAIHVADVGGWVTVDGTSASAPFIAGLYGRTGHFGTPGDLYGRTGFFDVVTGNNDPRLGGAKCGGDYLCVAKPGYDAPTGVGTPDGLAAF; this is encoded by the coding sequence ATGAAACGTGTTCTTTGTGCGTTTTTCGCGGTGATCGCGGGGCTGTCGGCGGCGACGGGCACCGCGACCGGCGCACCGGCCGCCCGTGCGGCCTGTCCCGACGGCAAACCGGGCCACGTGCGTTGTTTGACGTCGTACGCACCCGCCGTCCGCGGTCTCGCCGACGCGCCGTCCGGCTGGGGAGCCCCGGATCTCGCCTCGGCGTACCGGCTTCCCGCGAGCGGCGGCGCCGACACGCTGGTCGCGATCTCGATCGCTTACGACGCGCCGAATCTGGAGCAGGATCTCAACACCTACCGCGCGCAGTTCGGCATGCCCGAATGCACCACCGCGAACGGCTGCTTCCGCAAGGTCAACCAGCGCGGCGACGCCGGCCCGTTGCCCGTGTTCGAGCGTGGCTGGGCGATCGAGTCGACCTTGGACGTCTCGATGGTGTCGGCCGCGTGCCCGACGTGCCGGATCCTGGTGGTCGAGGCCGACGATCCGCAGCTGGGCAACATGGCGGCGACCGTCGACACGGCCGTCCGTCTCGGTGCGAAGGTCGTGTCGAACAGCTACGGCGGCAAGGAAAACGGCTCCGCGATGGCGCTTGCGAAGAGCTACGCGCACGCGGGCACGACGATCGTCGCGGCTTCCGGCGACAGCGGGTTCACCGCGGCCAGCTTCCCGGCGTCGCTGAGCTCGGTCGTGGCCGTCGGCGGGACGACGTTGGCGCGTGACGAGTCCTCACCTCGCGGCTGGGCAGAGACCGTGTGGCAGGGCAGCGGCAGCGCCTGCTCGGCCTACGTCGCGAAACCGCGCTGGCAGAAGGACAAGAACTGCGCCAAGCGCACGGTCGCGGACGTCGCGGCGGTCGCCGAGACACTCGCGATCCACGTCGCCGACGTCGGCGGCTGGGTCACCGTCGACGGCACCAGCGCGTCGGCGCCGTTCATCGCCGGGCTCTACGGCCGGACCGGTCATTTCGGCACACCTGGCGACCTTTATGGACGCACGGGCTTCTTCGACGTGGTCACCGGCAACAACGACCCGAGGCTGGGCGGCGCCAAATGCGGCGGCGACTACCTGTGCGTCGCGAAGCCCGGCTACGACGCCCCGACCGGGGTGGGCACACCCGACGGGCTGGCCGCCTTCTGA
- a CDS encoding DNA glycosylase AlkZ-like family protein encodes MLEMDRAQVMAYRIAAQGLHRDEKDAAKLAVFDLGVQDSSRDTALHALVARLAAPLTGESFTQDDRFALVWSHRGAQHFHRREDLPELTRALVPIDEADAMARMGWNRKMVEAAAIPALDTLFIAARAMRKAIPKPTAKGDASTAVTKLIPEGLTYYCRGCQVVHILEQLFRISSLHGGIRLEPDATPAVLAPLEGRKPVSTKADLAAATAVVRRYLHVNGPGTRADAAGFAGTTAGTVKNTWPDDLTEVRVEGKPAFLPPERVSELENPPEPDLVRLLPSWDPLLQARDRAILVPDRARQKEVWRMLGNPGVVLADGEIAGTWRAKAAGRKRLDFDISPFETLPPAAREAAREEASRIATARGFADVKVTF; translated from the coding sequence GTGCTGGAAATGGATCGCGCGCAGGTCATGGCGTACCGGATCGCGGCGCAGGGCCTGCACCGCGACGAAAAAGACGCGGCGAAACTGGCCGTGTTCGACCTGGGTGTGCAGGACAGCAGCCGCGACACGGCGTTGCACGCGCTCGTCGCGCGACTCGCGGCGCCGCTCACGGGCGAGTCGTTCACCCAGGACGACCGGTTCGCGCTCGTCTGGTCGCACCGTGGCGCCCAGCACTTCCATCGCCGCGAGGACCTGCCGGAGCTGACACGCGCGCTGGTCCCGATCGACGAGGCCGACGCGATGGCCAGGATGGGCTGGAACCGCAAGATGGTCGAGGCGGCGGCGATCCCCGCGCTCGACACCCTGTTCATCGCCGCCCGCGCGATGCGCAAGGCCATCCCGAAGCCGACCGCGAAAGGCGACGCGAGCACGGCCGTCACCAAGCTGATCCCCGAAGGCCTGACGTATTACTGCCGCGGCTGCCAGGTCGTGCACATCCTGGAGCAGCTCTTCCGGATCTCGTCCCTGCACGGCGGTATCCGCCTGGAGCCCGACGCGACGCCGGCCGTCCTCGCGCCGCTCGAAGGCCGCAAACCGGTCAGCACCAAAGCCGACCTCGCGGCCGCGACCGCCGTCGTGCGCCGGTACCTGCACGTCAACGGCCCGGGAACGCGCGCGGACGCGGCCGGGTTCGCGGGCACGACCGCGGGCACCGTCAAGAACACGTGGCCGGACGACCTGACCGAGGTGCGGGTGGAAGGAAAGCCCGCGTTCCTTCCACCGGAACGGGTTTCCGAGCTGGAGAACCCGCCGGAACCGGATCTCGTCCGGCTGCTGCCGTCCTGGGACCCACTGCTGCAGGCGCGGGACCGGGCGATACTGGTGCCGGATCGCGCACGGCAGAAAGAGGTCTGGCGGATGCTGGGCAACCCCGGCGTCGTGCTGGCCGACGGCGAGATCGCGGGCACCTGGCGCGCGAAGGCGGCCGGGCGGAAGCGGCTCGACTTCGACATCAGTCCCTTTGAGACGCTCCCGCCCGCCGCACGCGAAGCCGCCCGCGAGGAAGCCTCGCGTATCGCGACCGCCCGCGGCTTCGCGGACGTGAAGGTCACCTTCTAG
- a CDS encoding DUF3224 domain-containing protein has product MNTFTPKNWDEKIVSGTEGSPRVAHAHVTFTYTGVIEGESVCDYLLFYPGEGFDGRGTTSPGLERIEGTVDGRAGSFVIRHEVGFDLKGVHGSWTVVPGSGTGELAGLSGGGEASGTVGSTDSQTMSYTFEYSL; this is encoded by the coding sequence ATGAACACTTTCACGCCGAAGAACTGGGACGAGAAGATCGTCAGCGGGACCGAAGGCTCGCCCCGGGTCGCGCACGCGCACGTCACGTTCACCTACACGGGTGTCATCGAGGGCGAATCCGTGTGCGACTACCTGCTCTTCTACCCCGGCGAAGGCTTCGACGGCCGAGGCACCACATCGCCGGGCCTCGAACGCATCGAAGGCACTGTGGACGGTCGCGCGGGCAGCTTCGTCATCCGCCACGAGGTAGGTTTCGACCTCAAAGGCGTCCACGGCAGCTGGACGGTCGTGCCCGGCTCGGGCACCGGCGAACTCGCCGGGCTGAGCGGCGGCGGCGAGGCGTCCGGCACCGTGGGCTCGACGGACTCGCAGACGATGTCCTACACGTTCGAGTACTCGCTCTAG
- a CDS encoding helix-turn-helix transcriptional regulator produces MRASRLLSVLLLLQNRGRMTADELAAELEVSVRTVYRDIDALSASGVPVYADRGRTGGYQLVDGYRTRLTGMTEEEAQSLSLAGLPVAAAELGLGTVLAAAQLKLYAALPAELRSRAGKVAERFYLDVPGWHRGIESLPHLSAIAEAVWQSKRLRVRYEKWGQRVVDRTLLPLGLILKAGNWYLAGRCDGSDRMYRVSRIREVEEMDPFERPADFDLASTWREWSEQFERRMFPRVALVAMSPRAQALAGFYCGAVGERAVREARASREPDADGWLLVDLPVESGEPALGELLRFGSHLRVLAPADLADQVAREIREMGASYG; encoded by the coding sequence ATGCGAGCGAGCAGGCTGCTTTCGGTCCTTCTCCTGCTGCAGAACCGTGGCCGGATGACGGCCGACGAGCTGGCGGCGGAGCTCGAGGTGTCCGTCCGCACGGTTTACCGTGACATCGACGCGCTGTCGGCCTCCGGCGTGCCCGTCTACGCCGACCGTGGCCGCACCGGCGGCTACCAGCTCGTCGACGGCTACCGCACGCGGCTCACCGGGATGACCGAGGAAGAGGCGCAATCGCTTTCGCTGGCCGGTCTCCCGGTCGCGGCGGCCGAATTGGGCCTCGGCACGGTGCTCGCGGCCGCCCAGCTCAAGCTCTACGCGGCGCTGCCCGCCGAGTTGCGCAGCCGCGCCGGCAAGGTCGCCGAGCGCTTCTACCTGGACGTGCCGGGCTGGCATCGCGGCATCGAAAGCCTGCCGCATCTCTCCGCGATCGCCGAAGCCGTCTGGCAGAGCAAGCGTTTGCGCGTCCGCTACGAGAAGTGGGGACAGCGCGTCGTCGACCGCACCCTGCTGCCGCTCGGCCTGATCTTGAAGGCGGGCAATTGGTACCTCGCGGGCCGCTGCGACGGCAGCGACCGCATGTATCGCGTCTCGCGGATCCGCGAAGTCGAGGAAATGGACCCGTTCGAACGACCGGCCGACTTCGATCTCGCGTCGACCTGGCGGGAATGGTCCGAACAGTTCGAGCGCCGGATGTTCCCGCGGGTCGCGCTGGTCGCCATGTCGCCGCGCGCGCAGGCGCTGGCCGGGTTCTACTGCGGTGCGGTCGGCGAACGCGCGGTCCGTGAAGCGCGGGCTTCGCGCGAGCCGGACGCCGACGGCTGGCTGCTCGTGGACCTGCCGGTCGAGAGCGGCGAACCCGCGCTGGGTGAGCTGCTGCGCTTCGGCAGTCATCTGCGAGTGTTGGCACCGGCCGACCTGGCCGACCAGGTCGCGCGGGAGATCAGGGAGATGGGCGCGTCATATGGCTGA
- a CDS encoding uroporphyrinogen-III synthase — protein sequence MAELTGVTIGITAERRADEFIAALERKGATVRHAPTIRIVPLPDDALLRAATAEVLSGVDYTVITTGAGFRGWADAADGWSLDLVPVLGRSRIFARGPKAVGAVRGRGLTEHWSAASETNAELFAGLVDTGVSGARVAVQLHGGPLPEFTGQLLDAGASVIEAQPYRWLWPEDLSPAHRLLDGVLAGEVGALAFTSAPAAKNLLTLASDSGRLDALVDALRGDVVCACVGPVTAAPLAELGIPTLQPERQRLGALVKLLASALGS from the coding sequence ATGGCTGAGCTGACCGGAGTGACCATCGGCATCACGGCCGAGCGCCGGGCGGACGAGTTCATCGCCGCGCTCGAACGCAAAGGCGCCACGGTCCGGCACGCGCCGACCATTCGCATCGTCCCGCTGCCCGATGACGCCTTGCTGCGCGCCGCCACCGCCGAAGTGCTGTCGGGCGTCGACTACACGGTCATCACGACCGGCGCGGGCTTCCGGGGCTGGGCCGACGCGGCGGACGGCTGGAGCCTGGATCTCGTCCCGGTCCTGGGTCGCTCCCGGATCTTCGCGCGCGGTCCGAAGGCGGTCGGCGCGGTGCGTGGCCGAGGCCTGACCGAGCACTGGTCGGCGGCGTCCGAGACGAACGCCGAGTTGTTCGCTGGCCTGGTCGACACGGGTGTTTCCGGCGCGCGGGTGGCGGTCCAGCTGCACGGCGGCCCGCTGCCGGAGTTCACCGGGCAGCTGCTCGACGCGGGCGCCTCGGTCATCGAAGCGCAGCCGTACCGCTGGCTCTGGCCGGAGGACCTTTCGCCCGCGCACCGGTTGCTCGACGGCGTTCTCGCGGGCGAAGTGGGCGCATTGGCCTTCACAAGCGCACCCGCGGCGAAGAACCTGCTCACCTTGGCGAGCGATTCGGGCCGGTTGGACGCGCTCGTGGACGCCTTGCGCGGCGACGTCGTCTGCGCCTGCGTCGGACCGGTCACGGCGGCGCCGCTGGCCGAGCTGGGCATCCCGACCCTGCAGCCGGAGCGTCAGCGCCTGGGCGCACTCGTGAAACTGCTCGCCTCCGCGTTGGGGTCGTGA
- a CDS encoding MGMT family protein: MDDELHERVRTVILSVPAGKVATYGDIADASGAPSPRLIGRILAEDGHDLPWHRILRANGTPAPHLAHEQLELLRAEGVLANDQRVDLRVYRWKTEEPEGGLW; the protein is encoded by the coding sequence ATGGACGACGAGCTGCACGAACGCGTGCGCACGGTCATCTTGTCCGTCCCCGCGGGCAAAGTGGCCACATACGGTGACATCGCCGACGCATCCGGCGCCCCTTCACCCCGCCTGATCGGCCGGATCCTCGCCGAGGACGGCCACGACCTGCCCTGGCACCGCATCCTCCGCGCGAACGGCACTCCCGCGCCGCACCTGGCCCACGAGCAGCTGGAACTGCTGCGCGCCGAAGGCGTGCTGGCCAACGATCAACGGGTGGACCTGCGGGTTTACCGCTGGAAGACGGAGGAACCCGAGGGCGGTCTCTGGTAG
- a CDS encoding ATP-dependent helicase — protein sequence MRGSTVQAGARLVRVPAGARRELVWDEQARRVLAGPDGYKRVLGGPGTGKTTLLAAAAAARIAAGADPESLLLLTASRRAAESLRAQITRMVTTEHTIREPIVRTVHSYAFALLRQQAQADGLPTPRLLSGAEQDVVVRELLVGDLENGAPDWPETLQPALAVPGFAEELRDLLLRAAERGLGPEDLIKLGRQQHREEWVAAGKFWRQYEEVTLLSAGGGNALGLPSAPAMDAAELVASALVALEDDHELMEREQARVRHLFVDDAQHLDPLQFRLLRTVGSTAGEFVVAGDPDQSVFSFRGADPSLLTMDDQSGDRTVRLMTSHRLGGNVHAAVSRLTGTLTGVGKHRRFTTKPGALPGQVKIRLMPTPAAEASWIADQLRRAHLIDGVPWSEMAVLVRSPARTFLVLQRALRATGVPIGSAMEELPLAKQPAVRPLLIALRLAANPELLDVDLAELLLSSPLGGADPLALRRLRRGLRRLETAGGGQRSSDDLLVEVLRGNDILAGLGDAEAVPVRRVGGLLHAAHKSVRSGAGVEQVLWELWQASGLESRLTRLADRGGSLGMQADRDLDAIVALFDAAGRYADRLPKSSVAAFAEYLGSQHIAGDSLAPRAARGEGVSLLTAHGAAGREWTVVSVAGVQEGSWPDLRLRGSLLGVERLVDLLSGVDGKASMIAPILAEERRLFYVAASRARRTLLVSAVAGEDEQPSRFLDELEEAGDESKDMRTKPPGRSLVLAELVGELRRVVCDEGSEPVRRDRAARQLAKLAAAGVPGAHPGTWYGLAEPSTDQPLHGPGDLVKISPSTVDILTRCPLRWLIERHGGSDPAQLAAVTGTLVHGLAQAAAGGLDDEQLKTALDEAWAKVDAGAPWFSRRERRRVEQMLRNFIAWLRQSRAQLKEAGVEQDIEVELPQGDGETRVLLRGRVDRVEVDAEGRPVIVDIKTGKVPVTAADAELHPQLAAYQLAVLLGAFEGKAEPGGAKLVYVAKANNKTGSTQRDQPPMTPEGGGQWLELVHKAAADAAGPAYEANENSDCDRCPARGSCPLRPEGRQVTE from the coding sequence ATGCGCGGATCGACGGTTCAGGCGGGGGCGCGGCTCGTCCGCGTGCCCGCCGGTGCGCGTCGTGAACTCGTCTGGGACGAACAGGCGCGCCGGGTGCTGGCCGGGCCCGACGGGTACAAGCGGGTGCTGGGCGGGCCGGGCACCGGCAAGACGACGCTGCTCGCGGCGGCCGCCGCCGCCCGGATCGCGGCGGGCGCCGATCCGGAGAGCCTGCTCCTGCTGACGGCCTCGCGGCGCGCGGCGGAGTCGTTGCGCGCGCAGATCACGCGCATGGTCACCACCGAGCACACGATCCGCGAACCCATCGTGCGCACCGTGCACTCGTACGCGTTCGCGTTGCTGCGGCAGCAGGCGCAGGCCGACGGGCTGCCGACGCCCCGGCTGCTGTCCGGCGCCGAGCAGGACGTCGTCGTGCGTGAACTGCTCGTCGGCGACCTCGAGAACGGCGCGCCTGACTGGCCGGAGACACTGCAGCCCGCGCTGGCCGTGCCAGGGTTCGCCGAGGAGCTGCGTGACCTGCTGCTGCGTGCCGCCGAGCGCGGGCTCGGCCCCGAAGACCTGATCAAGCTCGGCCGCCAGCAACACCGCGAGGAGTGGGTGGCCGCCGGGAAGTTCTGGCGCCAGTACGAAGAGGTCACCCTGCTTTCGGCCGGTGGCGGCAACGCGCTCGGCCTGCCCAGCGCGCCCGCGATGGACGCCGCCGAGCTGGTCGCGTCGGCGCTGGTCGCGCTCGAGGACGACCACGAGCTGATGGAACGCGAGCAGGCCCGCGTGCGGCACCTGTTCGTCGACGACGCCCAGCATCTCGACCCGCTGCAGTTCCGGCTGCTGCGTACGGTCGGTTCCACCGCAGGCGAGTTCGTCGTCGCGGGCGATCCCGACCAGTCGGTCTTCTCCTTCCGCGGTGCGGACCCGTCGCTGCTGACCATGGACGACCAGTCCGGTGACCGCACCGTCCGGCTGATGACCAGCCACCGGCTCGGCGGCAACGTGCATGCCGCCGTCTCGCGGCTCACCGGCACGCTGACCGGTGTCGGCAAGCATCGCCGGTTCACGACCAAGCCCGGCGCGCTGCCCGGACAGGTCAAGATCAGGCTCATGCCGACGCCCGCCGCGGAGGCGAGCTGGATCGCCGACCAGCTGCGCCGCGCGCATCTCATCGACGGGGTGCCGTGGTCGGAGATGGCCGTGCTCGTCCGCTCGCCGGCGCGTACTTTCCTTGTCCTGCAACGGGCTTTGCGCGCGACGGGGGTGCCGATCGGGTCGGCGATGGAAGAGCTCCCGCTCGCGAAACAGCCAGCGGTGCGTCCGCTGCTCATCGCGTTGCGGCTCGCGGCCAACCCGGAACTGCTCGATGTCGACCTCGCCGAGCTGCTGCTCTCGTCGCCGCTGGGCGGCGCCGACCCGCTGGCGCTACGGCGGCTGCGGCGTGGTCTTCGGCGGCTGGAGACCGCGGGCGGCGGTCAGCGGTCGAGTGACGATCTGCTGGTGGAAGTGTTGCGGGGCAACGACATCCTCGCCGGTCTCGGTGACGCCGAGGCGGTGCCGGTCCGTCGCGTCGGCGGGCTGCTGCACGCGGCGCACAAATCGGTGCGCTCGGGCGCCGGTGTCGAGCAGGTGCTGTGGGAGCTGTGGCAGGCGAGCGGCCTGGAGTCGCGGCTGACCCGGCTCGCGGATCGCGGCGGCTCGCTCGGCATGCAGGCGGACCGCGACCTCGATGCGATCGTCGCGCTCTTCGACGCGGCCGGGCGCTACGCCGACAGGCTCCCGAAGTCGAGCGTCGCCGCGTTCGCGGAATACCTTGGCTCACAACACATCGCGGGCGACAGCCTCGCCCCGCGCGCGGCGCGTGGCGAGGGTGTTTCACTGCTGACCGCGCACGGCGCGGCCGGTCGCGAATGGACGGTCGTGTCCGTCGCCGGTGTCCAGGAGGGCAGCTGGCCGGACCTGCGGCTGCGCGGATCCCTTCTGGGCGTGGAAAGACTCGTCGACCTGCTGTCCGGAGTGGACGGCAAGGCGTCGATGATCGCACCGATCCTGGCCGAGGAACGACGGCTGTTCTACGTCGCGGCGAGCCGGGCCAGGCGCACGCTGCTGGTGAGCGCGGTCGCCGGGGAAGACGAGCAGCCGTCGCGGTTCCTCGACGAGCTGGAGGAGGCGGGCGACGAGTCGAAGGACATGCGCACCAAGCCTCCCGGCCGGTCGCTGGTGCTGGCCGAGCTGGTCGGCGAGCTGCGCCGCGTCGTCTGCGACGAAGGATCCGAGCCGGTCCGGCGCGACCGGGCCGCGCGCCAGCTCGCGAAACTCGCCGCCGCCGGTGTTCCCGGCGCGCATCCCGGCACCTGGTACGGGCTCGCCGAACCGTCGACCGACCAGCCGCTGCACGGCCCAGGCGACCTGGTCAAGATCTCGCCGTCCACTGTGGACATCCTGACCCGATGTCCGTTGCGCTGGCTCATCGAACGGCACGGCGGCAGTGATCCCGCGCAGCTCGCGGCCGTCACCGGCACCCTGGTGCACGGGCTCGCGCAGGCCGCGGCGGGCGGACTGGACGACGAGCAGCTCAAGACCGCGCTGGACGAGGCTTGGGCCAAAGTGGACGCCGGCGCGCCCTGGTTCTCACGCAGGGAACGCCGTCGCGTCGAGCAGATGCTGCGCAACTTCATCGCGTGGCTGCGCCAAAGCCGCGCGCAGCTCAAGGAAGCCGGTGTCGAGCAGGACATCGAAGTCGAGCTGCCGCAAGGCGACGGCGAGACGCGGGTGCTGCTGCGCGGCCGCGTCGACCGGGTCGAGGTGGACGCCGAAGGGCGGCCGGTGATCGTCGACATCAAGACCGGCAAGGTCCCGGTGACCGCCGCGGACGCGGAACTGCACCCGCAGCTCGCCGCGTACCAGCTGGCCGTGCTGCTCGGCGCGTTCGAGGGCAAGGCCGAGCCGGGTGGCGCGAAACTCGTCTACGTCGCCAAGGCCAACAACAAAACCGGTTCCACGCAACGGGATCAGCCGCCGATGACGCCGGAGGGCGGCGGGCAGTGGCTGGAGCTCGTGCACAAGGCGGCCGCCGACGCGGCCGGTCCCGCCTATGAGGCCAACGAGAACTCCGACTGCGATCGGTGCCCGGCGCGCGGTTCGTGCCCCTTGCGTCCCGAGGGGCGGCAGGTGACCGAGTAG